Genomic window (Fibrobacter sp. UWR4):
AATCTCGAGTTCCAGACGGTTATAGTCCGTCTTCTGGCCAACGCGGGTATCGCTGATGTGCATTGCCACTTTCTGCACCGGATTGAAGTTGGCGTCCATGGCGATCACGCCGATAGGAGCGTCCTTATCCTTCAATTCGTCAGCAGTGACATAGCCGCGGCCGCTGGAAATCTTAACTTCCAAAGACAGCGAAGCGTTACCGTTCAATGTTGCGATATGAACATCCGGAGTGAGAACTGCAACGTTCGGATTGTCCATGAAGTGCTTAGCCGTGACTTCGCCGTCGCCGGACATGTCCAGGCGAAGGGTTTCGTCGTGGTCAGACAGGAGCTTGACGCGGATGCTCTTGAGATTAAGGATAATATCGGTGACATCTTCCTTAACACCCGGGATCGTCGAAAATTCCTTGTCAACGCCTTCGATTTTCACGGAGACAATAGCCGCACCCTGCAGAGAGGAAAGGAGCGTACGACGGAGAGCGTTACCGAGGGTGATACCCCAGCCACGTTCCAATGCTTCTACTACGAACTTAGCGTAGCGTCCGTCTTCGCCGGTTTCCACTTTCTGGAAGCTGCGCGGCATCTGAAGTGATTTCCACATCATTGGCGATACCTCTTTAAATTAGACTCTTCTCTTCTTTTTAGGACGGCAACCGTTGTGAGGAACGCCCGTCACGTCTCGAATAGAGAGAACTTCGAGGCCCGCATTCTTAATAGCACGGACGGCGGATTCACGACCACCACCTGCGCCCTTAACGCGGACATCAACCTTACGCATACCGAGGTCGAATGCCTTGTGGGCAGCAACTTCAGCAGCGAGCTGTGCAGCAAACGGAGTGCTCTTGCGAGAGCCCTTGAAACCGGAGTTACCGGGAGAGCCCCAAGCTACAACGTTACCGCGAGCATCGGTAATAGAGACGATAGTGTTGTTGAAGGAAGCGAAAACGCAAGCGATGCCCTGGAGGTCAACGCGACGCTTGCCCTTCTTGATCTTGACTTCTTCAGCAGCCGGAGCTTCAACAGCGGCAGCAGTTTCATTAATTACTTCTTCAGCCACGATAAAACTCCTTACTTCTTCTTGTTAGCCACAGTCTTCTTCGGACCCTTACGAGTACGAGCATTGGTGCGGGAACGCTGACCGCGGACCGGGAGGCCCTTGCGGTGGCGGATACCACGGTAGCAACCAATATCCTGCAGACGCTTAATGTTCAGGGTAACTTCTGCGCGGAGCTGACCTTCCACAGAGTATTCATCTTCGAGAAGATGACGGATCTTACCTTGTTCTTCTTCGGTCAGATCGTCACACTTCTTATTCTTATCGATGTTCAGCTGTTCGCAAACCTTGTTAGCGGTGAACAGACCGACACCATAGATTGCCGTCAGACCGTATTCAACGGTCTTGTTTCTCGGTAAATCGACACCAGCGATACGTGCCATACGATCTCCTTATCCCTGCTTCTGCTTGTGACGGGGGTTCTTGGAACAGATGATGCGCAATACACCCTTACGACGGATGATCTTGCAGTTTTCACATCTGGGTTTGATGGAGGCTTTGATTTTCATAGGTTTGACCTTCTTTGAAAATACCTATTACTTGTAACGGTATGTGATTCTTCCACGATTGAGGTCGTAGGGAGAAATCTCAACCAACACTTTGTCGTCGGGCAAAATTCGAATGAAATGCCGACGCATTTTTCCGGAAACATGAGCAAGGATTTCGTGACCATTTCCGAGCTGGACACGGAAGAAAGCGTTGGGGAGAGCTTCCAACACAACACCTTCTACTTGAATGCCTTCTTCTTTAGCCACTAACTTGCCATCCTGCCGCGAATA
Coding sequences:
- the rpmJ gene encoding 50S ribosomal protein L36; this encodes MKIKASIKPRCENCKIIRRKGVLRIICSKNPRHKQKQG
- the rpsM gene encoding 30S ribosomal protein S13 — translated: MARIAGVDLPRNKTVEYGLTAIYGVGLFTANKVCEQLNIDKNKKCDDLTEEEQGKIRHLLEDEYSVEGQLRAEVTLNIKRLQDIGCYRGIRHRKGLPVRGQRSRTNARTRKGPKKTVANKKK
- a CDS encoding DNA-directed RNA polymerase subunit alpha, yielding MMWKSLQMPRSFQKVETGEDGRYAKFVVEALERGWGITLGNALRRTLLSSLQGAAIVSVKIEGVDKEFSTIPGVKEDVTDIILNLKSIRVKLLSDHDETLRLDMSGDGEVTAKHFMDNPNVAVLTPDVHIATLNGNASLSLEVKISSGRGYVTADELKDKDAPIGVIAMDANFNPVQKVAMHISDTRVGQKTDYNRLELEITTDGSIDPEDALAYAAKLLVDHLEIFINFEGDLESPEELEMDEERQRIAQLLRTRVDDLELSVRSSNCLRMANIHTVGELVRNKENDMLKYKNFGRKSLVELNEVLTSMGLSFGMDVDDYLKD
- the rpsK gene encoding 30S ribosomal protein S11; amino-acid sequence: MKKGKRRVDLQGIACVFASFNNTIVSITDARGNVVAWGSPGNSGFKGSRKSTPFAAQLAAEVAAHKAFDLGMRKVDVRVKGAGGGRESAVRAIKNAGLEVLSIRDVTGVPHNGCRPKKKRRV
- the infA gene encoding translation initiation factor IF-1, with protein sequence MAKEEGIQVEGVVLEALPNAFFRVQLGNGHEILAHVSGKMRRHFIRILPDDKVLVEISPYDLNRGRITYRYK